Proteins from one Deinococcus planocerae genomic window:
- a CDS encoding 5-carboxymethyl-2-hydroxymuconate Delta-isomerase, which yields MPHVIIEYTDNLKGETDIPTLLEDIHRVLIGHAEVFPVGGIRSRAVALHDYRVADGREDDAFVHVTLKIGAGRSDEVKKQVGDELFGVIKAHFAELFARRYLALSMELQEFSEAGTYKHNNIHARFKK from the coding sequence TTGCCGCACGTCATCATCGAATACACCGACAACCTCAAGGGCGAGACGGACATTCCCACGCTGCTGGAGGACATCCATCGGGTGCTGATCGGTCACGCGGAAGTGTTTCCTGTCGGCGGCATCCGCTCGCGCGCCGTCGCCCTGCACGACTACCGGGTCGCGGACGGGCGGGAGGACGACGCCTTCGTCCACGTCACCCTCAAGATCGGCGCGGGCCGCAGCGACGAGGTGAAGAAACAGGTCGGCGACGAGCTGTTCGGCGTGATCAAGGCGCACTTCGCGGAGCTGTTCGCGCGGCGGTACCTCGCCCTCTCGATGGAACTCCAGGAGTTCAGCGAGGCGGGCACGTACAAGCACAACAACATCCACGCCCGTTTTAAGAAGTAG